From Streptomyces sp. NBC_01460, a single genomic window includes:
- a CDS encoding beta-L-arabinofuranosidase domain-containing protein has product MPLNRRQLMTGALATAAAVTAGGRWSTTATAAGGVMAAAPGGHYSPNAAPLHPTAFLKLPPGRVTAKGWLAGQLRMQLDGLCGRYEEFSHFLDFAESGWVRPDKGGWEEVPYWLRGYTDLAIVTGDATALAGARKWIDAILTTQQSDGFFGPKALRTSLNGGPDFWPFLPLVQALRSWQEYNGDSRIIPFLSRFFRYMNAQGPGAFDTSWIALRWGDGLDSVYWLFNRTGDTFLLDLADKIHRYGADWGDNLVNPHNVNIAQGFREPAQYALRSGSQQDTRDTYGTYAKAMDQYGQFPGGGFAGDENARPGHGDPRQGFETCGIVEFMASHQLLTRITGDPLWADRCEELAFNSLPASLDPSGKAIHYVTSANSVDLDNVPKKERQFQNGFAMQAYLPGVDQYRCCPHNYGMGWPYFVEELWLATPDNGLAAAMYAPCAVTAKVADGTEVTFTEETGYPFTDTVTLALRAPKQLRFPLVLRVPAWCAEPDVRVNGQRVTAPAGPAFTRIERTWSDGDKVTLRLPQRTTVRTWADNHGSVSVDHGPLTYSLRIGETYERIGGTTQFPEYAVHATTPWNYGLVLDSARPADALHHRSTGRAPGDNPFTLENTPLVMTARARRIPEWSADGEHVVAPLQASPARSTEPVEEVTLVPMGAARLRITSFPTASPDAAPWLADRWYRIANRNSGKVLGVDGMSTANSAHVVQFGDTGTADHLWRLVANGDGWYRIRNQHSGKVLGVDLMSTANSAHVVQFDDNDTADHLWQLVPDGGGWYRVRNRNSGKVLGVDGMSGADSAHVVQYDDNGTADHLWRLL; this is encoded by the coding sequence ATGCCCCTGAACCGCAGACAACTCATGACCGGCGCCCTGGCCACCGCCGCCGCGGTCACGGCGGGCGGCCGCTGGTCCACCACAGCGACGGCGGCCGGGGGCGTGATGGCCGCCGCGCCCGGCGGCCACTACTCCCCCAACGCCGCGCCGCTGCACCCGACGGCGTTCCTGAAGCTGCCGCCCGGGCGGGTCACGGCCAAGGGGTGGCTCGCCGGCCAGCTCCGGATGCAGCTGGACGGCCTCTGCGGCCGGTACGAGGAGTTCTCCCACTTCCTCGACTTCGCCGAGTCCGGCTGGGTCCGGCCCGACAAGGGCGGCTGGGAGGAAGTCCCCTACTGGCTGCGCGGATACACGGACCTGGCGATCGTCACGGGTGACGCGACGGCGCTGGCCGGCGCCCGGAAGTGGATCGACGCGATCCTCACGACCCAGCAGTCCGACGGCTTCTTCGGCCCGAAGGCCCTGCGGACCTCTCTCAACGGCGGCCCGGACTTCTGGCCCTTCCTGCCCCTGGTCCAGGCACTGCGCTCCTGGCAGGAGTACAACGGCGACAGCCGGATCATCCCGTTCCTCAGCAGGTTCTTCCGCTACATGAACGCCCAGGGCCCCGGCGCCTTCGACACCAGCTGGATCGCGCTGCGCTGGGGCGACGGCCTGGACAGCGTGTACTGGCTGTTCAACCGCACCGGCGACACCTTCCTGCTCGACCTCGCCGACAAGATCCACCGCTACGGGGCCGACTGGGGCGACAACCTGGTCAACCCGCACAACGTCAACATCGCCCAGGGCTTCCGCGAGCCCGCCCAGTACGCCCTGCGCAGCGGCTCGCAGCAGGACACCCGGGACACGTACGGGACGTACGCCAAGGCCATGGACCAGTACGGGCAGTTCCCCGGCGGCGGTTTCGCCGGGGACGAGAACGCCCGGCCGGGACACGGGGACCCCCGGCAGGGCTTCGAGACCTGCGGGATCGTCGAGTTCATGGCGAGCCACCAGCTGCTCACCCGGATCACGGGCGACCCCCTGTGGGCCGACCGCTGCGAGGAGCTGGCGTTCAACTCGCTGCCCGCCTCGCTGGACCCGTCGGGGAAGGCGATCCACTACGTCACGAGTGCGAACAGCGTCGACCTGGACAACGTCCCCAAGAAGGAACGGCAGTTCCAGAACGGCTTCGCCATGCAGGCGTATCTGCCCGGTGTGGACCAGTACCGCTGCTGCCCGCACAACTACGGCATGGGCTGGCCCTACTTCGTCGAGGAGCTCTGGCTGGCCACCCCCGACAACGGTCTCGCCGCGGCGATGTACGCGCCCTGCGCGGTCACCGCCAAGGTAGCGGACGGCACGGAGGTCACCTTCACGGAGGAGACCGGCTACCCCTTCACGGACACGGTCACCCTCGCCCTCAGGGCCCCGAAGCAGCTGCGCTTCCCGCTGGTGCTGCGCGTCCCCGCCTGGTGCGCCGAGCCCGACGTCCGGGTGAACGGGCAGCGGGTCACCGCCCCGGCCGGCCCCGCGTTCACCCGGATCGAGCGGACCTGGTCCGACGGGGACAAGGTCACGCTGCGTCTGCCGCAGCGGACCACCGTACGCACCTGGGCGGACAACCACGGCTCGGTCAGCGTCGACCACGGGCCGCTGACCTACTCCCTGCGCATCGGGGAGACGTACGAGCGCATCGGCGGCACCACGCAGTTCCCGGAGTACGCCGTCCACGCCACCACCCCGTGGAACTACGGCCTCGTCCTGGACAGCGCACGCCCCGCGGACGCGCTCCACCACCGCTCCACCGGACGCGCGCCCGGTGACAACCCCTTCACCCTGGAGAACACCCCGCTCGTCATGACCGCGCGCGCCCGCCGCATCCCCGAGTGGAGCGCCGACGGCGAGCACGTGGTGGCACCCCTCCAGGCGAGCCCCGCACGCAGCACCGAGCCGGTCGAGGAGGTCACGCTCGTCCCGATGGGCGCGGCGCGGCTGCGGATCACGTCCTTCCCGACGGCGAGCCCGGACGCGGCGCCCTGGCTCGCGGACCGCTGGTACCGGATCGCCAACCGGAACTCCGGCAAGGTGCTGGGCGTGGACGGCATGTCCACCGCGAACAGCGCGCACGTCGTCCAGTTCGGCGACACCGGGACGGCCGACCACCTCTGGCGGCTGGTGGCCAACGGGGACGGCTGGTACCGCATCCGCAACCAGCACTCCGGCAAGGTGCTCGGCGTCGACCTGATGTCCACCGCGAACAGCGCGCACGTCGTCCAGTTCGACGACAACGACACGGCGGACCACCTCTGGCAGCTCGTGCCGGACGGCGGTGGCTGGTACCGCGTCCGCAACCGCAACTCGGGCAAGGTGCTGGGCGTGGACGGCATGTCGGGCGCCGACAGCGCGCACGTCGTCCAGTACGACGACAACGGCACCGCGGACCACCTCTGGCGGCTGCTCTGA
- a CDS encoding AbfB domain-containing protein, whose protein sequence is MKPAPAPRPRSWWRRLTAGTGLMALLATALVGAATAPAAAAPAAWTPKPAPMTTPWTNQVSVDNPLPEYPRPQLTRPDWANLNGIWDFAVTGRDAGQPASFSEQIRVPFVAESSLSGIKRKITENDKLWYKRTFTVPSNWNGRRTVLNFGASDWQSTVWVNGTQVGAHKGGFDSFSYDITPQLNGGTNTIVVSVYDPTQTGGQAVGKQRINDVNPHPGGGIFYTAASGIWQTVWLEPVAASHVTRLDMTPNLGNSTLRVKVQAAAGSGRTARVTVSSGGTVVGTASGAPGSEISVPVPGPRLWSPDDPFLYDVRADLLDGTAVVDTVGSYAGMRSIAIAKVDNILRPVLNGKFVFQTGTLDQGYWPDGIYTAPTDAALRSDLQAHKDLGFNMVRKHIKVEPQRWFYWADKLGLLVWQDMPAMDTGKTPDSGARTQWEAEYHAVIDQHRSSPSLVMWVNQNEGWGQYDQARIANEVKAYDPSRLVNNMSGVNCCGSVDGGNGDVVDNHIYVGPGNTSPTSTRAAVLGEFGGLGWKVPGHEWYPGGGFSYEDQASVAALNNRFVGLLDSIRVGQLPAGLSASVYTEITDVENEANGLLTYDRQVVKVDTARVKAANQALIQASKTPAPPVTLPTGQYKSLRVTTPGHTNKYLRHSEALAYTAVVDGASSALLKSDATWKVVTGLANSNCYSLESRNYPGEYLRHRDFRVRRDANDGSALFKADATWCAVAGSGGVRFSSANLPGSYLRHIDSEVWLATPGGGHAWDNAATFAEDTTWSVDAPWAP, encoded by the coding sequence ATGAAGCCCGCACCCGCACCACGTCCCCGCAGCTGGTGGAGACGGTTAACGGCCGGCACCGGCCTGATGGCACTTCTCGCCACCGCGCTCGTCGGGGCCGCCACCGCCCCGGCGGCCGCCGCACCCGCCGCCTGGACGCCGAAGCCGGCCCCGATGACGACGCCCTGGACGAACCAGGTGTCCGTCGACAACCCGCTGCCCGAGTACCCGCGCCCCCAGCTCACCCGTCCCGACTGGGCCAATCTCAACGGCATCTGGGACTTCGCGGTGACCGGCCGCGACGCGGGTCAGCCCGCGTCGTTCTCCGAGCAGATCCGGGTCCCGTTCGTCGCGGAGTCCTCGCTCTCCGGCATCAAGCGGAAGATCACCGAGAACGACAAGCTCTGGTACAAGCGGACCTTCACCGTGCCGTCGAACTGGAACGGCCGCCGGACCGTGCTCAACTTCGGCGCCTCCGACTGGCAGAGCACCGTCTGGGTCAACGGCACCCAGGTCGGGGCGCACAAGGGCGGCTTCGACTCGTTCTCGTACGACATCACGCCCCAGCTCAACGGTGGCACGAACACGATCGTGGTCTCCGTGTACGACCCGACGCAGACCGGCGGCCAGGCCGTCGGCAAGCAGCGGATCAACGACGTGAACCCCCACCCGGGCGGCGGGATCTTCTACACGGCGGCCTCCGGCATCTGGCAGACGGTCTGGCTGGAGCCGGTCGCGGCGTCGCACGTCACGCGCCTGGACATGACGCCGAACCTCGGGAACAGCACCCTGCGGGTCAAGGTGCAGGCGGCGGCCGGCAGCGGCCGGACCGCCCGGGTCACCGTCTCCAGCGGCGGCACCGTCGTGGGCACGGCGTCGGGGGCGCCCGGCTCGGAGATCTCCGTCCCCGTGCCCGGCCCCCGGCTGTGGAGCCCGGACGACCCGTTCCTCTACGACGTGCGCGCCGACCTGCTGGACGGCACGGCCGTGGTGGACACGGTCGGCAGCTACGCGGGCATGCGGTCGATCGCGATCGCGAAGGTGGACAACATCCTGCGCCCCGTCCTCAACGGGAAGTTCGTCTTCCAGACGGGCACGCTCGACCAGGGCTACTGGCCCGACGGCATCTACACGGCGCCCACCGACGCCGCCCTCAGGTCGGATCTCCAGGCGCACAAGGACCTCGGCTTCAACATGGTCCGCAAGCACATCAAGGTGGAGCCGCAGCGCTGGTTCTACTGGGCGGACAAGCTGGGCCTCCTGGTCTGGCAGGACATGCCGGCGATGGACACCGGCAAGACCCCCGACAGCGGGGCGCGGACCCAGTGGGAGGCCGAGTACCACGCGGTCATCGACCAGCACCGCAGCTCGCCGTCGCTGGTCATGTGGGTGAACCAGAACGAGGGCTGGGGCCAGTACGACCAGGCCCGGATCGCGAACGAGGTCAAGGCGTACGACCCGTCCCGGCTGGTCAACAACATGAGCGGCGTGAACTGCTGCGGCTCCGTGGACGGCGGCAACGGCGACGTGGTCGACAACCACATCTACGTCGGCCCGGGCAACACCTCACCGACCTCGACCAGAGCCGCCGTCCTCGGCGAGTTCGGCGGGCTGGGATGGAAGGTGCCGGGCCACGAGTGGTACCCGGGCGGCGGCTTCAGCTACGAGGACCAGGCGAGCGTCGCCGCCCTGAACAACCGCTTCGTGGGGCTCCTCGACAGCATCCGTGTCGGGCAGCTCCCGGCCGGGCTCTCGGCCTCCGTCTACACGGAGATCACCGACGTCGAGAACGAGGCGAACGGGCTGCTCACCTACGACCGCCAGGTGGTCAAGGTCGACACCGCCCGGGTGAAGGCCGCCAACCAGGCCCTCATCCAGGCGTCCAAGACGCCCGCCCCGCCCGTCACCCTGCCCACCGGGCAGTACAAGTCGCTTCGTGTGACCACGCCCGGTCACACGAACAAGTACCTGCGGCACTCCGAGGCGCTCGCCTACACCGCGGTCGTCGACGGGGCGAGCAGCGCGCTCCTGAAGAGCGACGCCACCTGGAAGGTCGTGACCGGTCTGGCGAACAGCAACTGCTATTCGCTGGAGTCCCGCAACTACCCCGGTGAGTACCTCCGGCACCGGGACTTCCGGGTCCGCCGCGACGCGAACGACGGCTCGGCGCTCTTCAAGGCCGACGCCACCTGGTGCGCGGTCGCGGGAAGCGGCGGGGTGAGGTTCTCCAGCGCGAACCTGCCCGGCAGCTACCTGCGGCACATCGACTCCGAGGTGTGGCTGGCCACCCCCGGCGGCGGTCACGCGTGGGACAACGCGGCGACCTTCGCCGAAGACACGACCTGGTCGGTGGACGCTCCCTGGGCACCGTGA
- a CDS encoding phytanoyl-CoA dioxygenase family protein codes for MTDAATTAPHLGPAVQDLHTAGITACRGAFTPQWADAMREDVETAFAEARGRKDGAVGRGPHRYYVEIHPEQLRGFVDLVDHPWVRAVSEAVLGPDYRIVELGFDIPLAGAVNQPWHRDFPMPDVTRDERRLTSLAFNLTAVDTREDMGPFEIAPGTQWDDDARFGHRMFPPRDAYPRYEELAERKYPRRGDISARSALTVHRGTANRSSDSRPVLVLGVDAPGAGNDAQHDMAVTREYWASLPGRVRAHLHCPVVEKLTPIVQKHTIEGLVMGDA; via the coding sequence ATGACCGACGCCGCGACCACCGCCCCCCACCTCGGCCCGGCCGTCCAGGACCTGCACACGGCGGGCATCACCGCCTGCCGGGGCGCCTTCACCCCGCAGTGGGCCGACGCGATGCGCGAGGACGTCGAGACCGCCTTCGCCGAGGCACGCGGCCGGAAGGACGGAGCGGTGGGCAGGGGGCCCCACCGCTACTACGTCGAGATCCATCCCGAGCAGCTGCGGGGCTTCGTGGACCTGGTCGACCATCCGTGGGTGCGCGCCGTGTCCGAGGCCGTCCTGGGGCCCGACTACCGGATCGTCGAGCTGGGCTTCGACATCCCGCTCGCAGGGGCCGTGAACCAGCCCTGGCACCGGGACTTCCCCATGCCGGACGTCACCCGTGACGAACGCAGGCTGACCTCGCTCGCCTTCAACCTCACCGCCGTGGACACGCGCGAGGACATGGGCCCGTTCGAGATCGCGCCCGGCACCCAGTGGGACGACGACGCCCGCTTCGGCCACCGTATGTTCCCGCCCCGCGACGCCTACCCGCGCTACGAGGAGCTCGCCGAGCGTAAGTACCCCCGGAGGGGCGACATATCGGCCCGGTCCGCCCTGACGGTCCACCGGGGCACGGCCAACCGGTCGTCCGACTCCCGGCCGGTCCTGGTGCTCGGCGTCGACGCGCCGGGGGCGGGCAACGACGCGCAGCACGACATGGCGGTGACGAGGGAGTACTGGGCGTCGCTGCCCGGCCGGGTACGCGCCCACCTCCACTGCCCGGTCGTGGAGAAGCTGACCCCCATCGTCCAGAAGCACACCATCGAAGGCCTGGTGATGGGCGACGCCTGA
- a CDS encoding LacI family DNA-binding transcriptional regulator, with translation MAARLKDVAALAGVSVRTVSNVVSNAAAVAPATRARVMAAVEELGYRPNLAARNLRQGRTGLIGVVVPEIHSPYFGALAGLLIDAAQERGWTVLLERTGGRPELERRLLDGSGGHQLDGMIISPWSTSPADLASLAGGLPLVVLGELEPDGTIDHVALDNVGAARDAARHLVARGRRRIAAIGLQSGLGHGTAELRAEGFRHGLREAGLSPVAEVEVADLHRAEGARALRHLLELPEPPDAVFCFSDELALGALRVAAEQGVRVPEDLALMGFDDIEDGRFAAPSLTTVAPDREQIAERAVQCLTERVFGRLDTLPARRIVVPHRVLGRESTGAAVPPA, from the coding sequence GTGGCAGCGAGACTCAAGGACGTCGCCGCGCTCGCCGGCGTGTCCGTCCGGACCGTCTCCAACGTGGTGAGCAATGCCGCGGCCGTGGCCCCGGCGACGCGCGCCCGGGTCATGGCGGCGGTGGAGGAACTCGGCTACCGCCCCAACCTCGCCGCCCGCAACCTCCGGCAGGGGCGCACGGGTCTCATCGGTGTGGTCGTGCCCGAGATCCACTCCCCCTACTTCGGCGCGCTGGCCGGTCTCCTCATCGACGCGGCACAGGAGCGCGGCTGGACGGTGCTCCTGGAGCGGACCGGGGGGCGTCCCGAGCTGGAACGGCGGCTCCTCGACGGGTCCGGGGGGCACCAGCTCGACGGGATGATCATCAGCCCCTGGTCCACCTCCCCGGCCGATCTGGCCTCACTCGCCGGGGGTCTGCCGCTGGTGGTCCTGGGCGAGCTGGAGCCGGACGGGACCATCGACCATGTCGCCCTGGACAACGTGGGGGCGGCCAGGGACGCCGCACGCCATCTGGTCGCGCGGGGCCGCCGGCGCATCGCGGCGATCGGCCTGCAGTCCGGACTGGGCCACGGCACGGCGGAACTGCGCGCGGAGGGGTTCCGTCACGGGCTGCGGGAGGCCGGCCTGAGCCCGGTGGCCGAGGTGGAGGTGGCCGACCTCCACCGGGCGGAGGGGGCGCGGGCTCTGCGTCACCTGCTGGAGCTGCCCGAGCCGCCCGACGCCGTCTTCTGCTTCAGCGACGAGCTCGCCCTCGGTGCACTGCGCGTCGCGGCCGAACAGGGCGTGCGGGTGCCGGAGGACCTGGCGCTGATGGGGTTCGACGACATCGAGGACGGCAGATTCGCCGCCCCGTCCCTCACCACGGTCGCCCCGGACCGGGAGCAGATCGCCGAGCGGGCGGTGCAGTGCCTGACCGAGCGCGTCTTCGGACGCCTCGACACCCTGCCCGCACGGCGGATCGTGGTCCCGCACCGTGTGCTGGGGCGCGAGAGCACCGGAGCCGCCGTCCCACCGGCGTGA
- a CDS encoding DUF6886 family protein: MRPLPGEVLHFSEDPEISVFRPHVAATARQPEAYVWAVDGTQAPAYWFPRRCPRAMAWTAPHTSRPDRERILGPGGGRRVHVIEYSWLERLMSVELFAYRFAATSFRPFGDPVPHAFVSTETVEPLCPVEPVGDLVDLHRDAGIQLRVLDNLWGFWEAVVPSTMQFSGIRLRNATPKPDES; encoded by the coding sequence ATGCGTCCGCTACCAGGAGAAGTGCTGCACTTCTCCGAAGACCCCGAGATCTCGGTGTTCCGTCCGCACGTCGCCGCCACTGCCCGGCAGCCGGAGGCGTACGTCTGGGCCGTCGACGGCACCCAGGCCCCGGCCTACTGGTTCCCGCGCCGATGCCCGCGCGCCATGGCGTGGACCGCGCCGCACACGTCCCGGCCCGACCGTGAGCGCATCCTCGGCCCGGGCGGCGGCCGGCGGGTGCACGTCATCGAGTACAGCTGGCTGGAGCGGCTCATGAGCGTCGAGCTGTTCGCCTACCGCTTCGCCGCCACGTCGTTCCGCCCCTTCGGCGACCCGGTGCCCCACGCCTTCGTCTCGACCGAGACCGTCGAGCCGCTCTGTCCGGTTGAGCCCGTCGGCGATCTCGTCGATCTGCACCGGGACGCCGGGATCCAACTGCGCGTTCTCGACAACCTCTGGGGTTTCTGGGAAGCGGTGGTGCCCAGCACCATGCAGTTCAGCGGCATCCGTCTGCGGAACGCGACGCCCAAGCCCGACGAGAGCTGA
- a CDS encoding LamG-like jellyroll fold domain-containing protein yields the protein MRQLARPRTVLRTLACTAALLLPVGATLVPAAAAAPAAEAAAPTASAFVKEDPSTEVHGLKGEYFAMSAPGARDFAELGATALDPEINFPGLTGAFESATGKTEHTTARWTGQIAAPEDGDYTFSAIGDNGFRLFIDDKAVIDHWEPDWDKEQTSKPVTLKAGEQHTFRLEMFQDIGGANMFLRWSSAKLAKQIVPESAFTPPADFEVYPVGLSVAEDGLKVQATFDHEVSGVQDVKGHLGIEADTTPMPVKSVVRASNNRKAIVVTLGGAIQKNQQVRFAYDGEGGLKNGDETVPEISRRAKNLSTHRLLTPWGEKVNPKNPLPEYPRPQQVRDDWKNLNGPWEFAGATADEKPVFGKPLDERITVPYPVESQLSGLERHEDHMFYRKLVTVPKSWSVGKRSSDERLKLNFGAVDYHARVWVNGKQVAEHTGGYTAFSADITDALKGSGPQEIVVAVTDTTGADQPTGKQSANPSGIFYTASSGIWQTVWMEPVAPAAVDSLKTTPDIDKGRLALTVNSEAASKSARVTAVARDKKGKVVGTVTGAANSELSLPVAKQHLWTPDDPYLYDLEVTLKDGRSKDTVDSYFGMRSFGVAKVGGYQKLVLNGKPFFSLAQLDQGFYPDGLNTAPSDSALVFDLKAQKDLGFNSVRKHIKVEPARWYYHADQLGLLVWQDFVSGNITGEKGQKAFLDQGAEMMEQLHNYPSIGAWIVFNEGWGEWDRTETGKITEKVQAADPSRVVNAHSGVNCCNSKGDSGKGDIIDHHDYNNTDPAFPDADRAAMDGEHGGFTLRMPGHMWPGAPTAIYSGVADKDALTAKYVDNTRTYYLDAARAELSGSIYTQVTDLENELNGLWTYDRREIKVDPAKVRKINQEVIAAGAAAGERDEIKGGGTWSLDENKGTTAADSGPNHKDLTLSEGTSWAPGVQGSALKFDGEGQYAETDGPVVDTTGDYTISAWASLDALPGNYGTVVSQDGRRQENPFYLQYGQGGFAFSTPGAHRARLEIKPELGTWYHLVGVRSGDEIKLYVDGKLAQTAAAGTADVSSGALSVGRAKWSGGNTDFWNGSVDQVKVFDKALTDQEVTALHDGEQP from the coding sequence ATACGACAACTTGCCCGCCCCCGCACCGTTTTGAGAACACTCGCCTGTACGGCGGCGCTGCTGCTCCCGGTGGGGGCGACCCTGGTCCCGGCCGCTGCCGCGGCACCCGCCGCGGAGGCGGCGGCCCCCACCGCCTCCGCGTTCGTGAAGGAGGACCCCTCCACCGAGGTGCACGGCCTCAAGGGTGAGTACTTCGCCATGTCCGCCCCGGGCGCCCGCGACTTCGCCGAGCTCGGTGCCACGGCTCTGGACCCGGAGATCAACTTCCCGGGCCTGACCGGTGCGTTCGAGTCGGCCACCGGGAAGACCGAGCACACCACCGCCCGCTGGACGGGGCAGATCGCGGCCCCTGAGGACGGCGACTACACCTTCTCCGCCATCGGGGACAACGGCTTCCGCCTCTTCATCGACGACAAGGCCGTCATCGACCACTGGGAGCCGGACTGGGACAAGGAGCAGACCAGCAAGCCCGTCACCCTGAAGGCCGGTGAACAGCACACCTTCCGGCTGGAGATGTTCCAGGACATCGGCGGGGCGAACATGTTCCTGCGCTGGTCGAGCGCGAAGCTAGCCAAGCAGATCGTCCCCGAGTCCGCATTCACCCCGCCGGCGGACTTCGAGGTCTACCCGGTCGGGCTGAGCGTCGCGGAGGACGGCCTGAAGGTGCAGGCGACCTTCGACCACGAGGTCAGCGGCGTCCAGGACGTGAAGGGCCACCTCGGCATCGAGGCGGACACCACGCCGATGCCGGTGAAGTCGGTCGTCAGGGCCTCGAACAACCGCAAGGCGATCGTCGTCACCCTGGGTGGAGCCATCCAGAAGAACCAGCAGGTCAGGTTCGCGTACGACGGTGAGGGCGGCCTGAAGAACGGCGACGAGACCGTCCCGGAGATCAGCCGCAGGGCGAAGAACCTCTCCACGCACCGGCTTCTCACCCCGTGGGGCGAGAAGGTGAACCCGAAGAACCCGCTGCCCGAGTACCCCCGCCCGCAGCAGGTGCGCGACGACTGGAAGAACCTCAACGGCCCCTGGGAGTTCGCGGGAGCCACCGCCGACGAGAAGCCGGTCTTCGGCAAGCCGCTCGACGAGCGCATCACCGTGCCCTACCCCGTCGAGTCCCAGCTCTCCGGGCTGGAACGCCACGAAGACCACATGTTCTACCGCAAGCTGGTCACCGTGCCGAAGAGCTGGTCGGTCGGCAAGCGGAGCAGTGACGAACGCCTGAAGCTCAACTTCGGCGCCGTCGACTACCACGCGCGCGTCTGGGTGAACGGCAAGCAGGTCGCCGAGCACACCGGCGGCTACACCGCCTTCAGCGCCGACATCACGGACGCCCTCAAGGGCAGCGGTCCCCAGGAGATCGTGGTCGCGGTCACCGACACCACCGGTGCCGACCAGCCCACGGGCAAGCAGTCCGCCAACCCCAGCGGCATCTTCTACACCGCCTCCTCCGGCATCTGGCAGACCGTCTGGATGGAGCCCGTCGCGCCCGCCGCCGTCGACTCCCTCAAGACCACGCCCGACATCGACAAGGGCCGTCTCGCCCTGACGGTCAACTCCGAGGCCGCCTCGAAGTCCGCCCGTGTCACCGCTGTCGCCCGTGACAAGAAGGGCAAGGTCGTCGGGACCGTCACCGGAGCGGCCAACAGCGAGCTGAGCCTCCCGGTCGCCAAGCAGCACCTCTGGACGCCGGACGACCCGTACCTGTACGACCTCGAGGTCACCCTCAAGGACGGCCGTTCCAAGGACACCGTCGACAGCTACTTCGGCATGCGTTCCTTCGGCGTCGCGAAGGTCGGCGGCTACCAGAAGCTGGTGCTCAACGGGAAGCCGTTCTTCTCCCTCGCCCAGCTCGATCAGGGCTTCTACCCCGACGGTCTCAACACCGCGCCCAGCGACTCCGCCCTGGTCTTCGACCTCAAGGCGCAGAAGGACCTCGGCTTCAACTCCGTGCGCAAGCACATCAAGGTCGAGCCCGCCCGCTGGTACTACCACGCGGACCAGCTCGGGCTGCTGGTCTGGCAGGACTTCGTCTCCGGCAACATCACCGGTGAGAAGGGCCAGAAGGCCTTCCTCGACCAGGGTGCCGAGATGATGGAGCAGCTGCACAACTACCCCTCGATCGGTGCCTGGATCGTCTTCAACGAGGGCTGGGGCGAGTGGGACCGCACCGAGACCGGAAAGATCACCGAGAAGGTCCAGGCCGCCGACCCCTCCCGGGTCGTCAACGCCCACAGCGGTGTCAACTGCTGCAACTCCAAGGGTGACAGCGGCAAGGGCGACATCATCGACCACCACGACTACAACAACACCGACCCCGCCTTCCCGGACGCCGACCGCGCGGCGATGGACGGCGAGCACGGCGGCTTCACCCTCCGGATGCCCGGACACATGTGGCCGGGTGCGCCCACCGCGATCTACAGCGGTGTGGCCGACAAGGACGCGCTGACCGCCAAGTACGTCGACAACACCCGTACGTACTACCTGGACGCGGCCCGCGCCGAGCTGTCCGGCTCCATCTACACCCAGGTGACCGACCTCGAGAACGAGCTCAACGGTCTCTGGACGTACGACCGCCGCGAGATCAAGGTCGACCCCGCGAAGGTGCGGAAGATCAACCAGGAGGTCATCGCGGCCGGTGCCGCCGCGGGTGAGCGCGACGAGATCAAGGGCGGCGGGACCTGGTCCCTCGACGAGAACAAGGGGACCACGGCGGCGGACAGCGGCCCGAACCACAAGGACCTCACCCTCTCCGAGGGGACGTCCTGGGCGCCCGGCGTGCAGGGCTCCGCGCTGAAGTTCGACGGCGAGGGCCAGTACGCCGAGACCGACGGCCCGGTCGTCGACACGACCGGTGACTACACCATCTCGGCCTGGGCGTCGCTCGACGCGCTCCCGGGCAACTACGGCACCGTCGTCAGCCAGGACGGCCGGCGCCAGGAGAACCCGTTCTACCTCCAGTACGGACAGGGCGGCTTCGCCTTCTCCACCCCGGGCGCCCACCGGGCCCGCCTGGAGATCAAGCCCGAGCTCGGCACGTGGTACCACCTGGTCGGCGTGCGCAGCGGCGACGAGATCAAGCTGTACGTCGACGGCAAGCTCGCCCAGACCGCGGCGGCGGGTACCGCCGATGTCAGCAGCGGCGCCCTCTCCGTCGGCCGCGCCAAGTGGTCGGGCGGCAACACCGACTTCTGGAACGGCTCGGTCGACCAGGTGAAGGTGTTCGACAAGGCGCTCACCGACCAGGAGGTGACCGCGCTCCACGACGGCGAACAGCCGTAA